TAGGAGCATTCATAGTTTATCTTGATGTTAAGATACTCGATATTATAAGGTTTATCTTGACATAAAGATACTTGATATCAAAACAATTCTCCATATTTAGAGATTAGGCAGTCTTTATCTTGGTGTTAAGATTATTAAAATCGAGACTCTATACAATAAGTCCCAATGGCTGACGATCTAGTTGATAAAATTTTGGCGCAGTGGCAAAAAGAACGTCCTCAATTAGATGCTTCGCCAATGGGTATATTAGGTAGAACACCACGGCTAGCTAAACATTTAACCAGAGAAATTAGCCAAACATTAGCTAAATTTGCTTTAAATCCTGGAGAATTTGATGTTTTAGCTACACTCCGTCGCTCAGGTAAGCCATATCAACTTTCGCCAACAGAGTTGTATAACTCGATGATGGTCACATCTGGAACAATGACCCATCGCCTTGACGGCTTGGAAAAAGCAGAACTTGTAGAACGCATTCGCGACCCAAGCGATCGCCGAGGCACACTAATTCATCTGACTGATAAAGGTTTTAATTTAATCGAGAAGGCAGTAGAAGCTCATGTCGAGAATGGACATCATATTCTTAGTGTTTTAGAAGACTCAGAGCTGGAAACATTGAATATGCTGCTGCGTAAGCTTTTGATTTCCCTTGAAGAGAGGAAACTTTGATCGCTGGTAACTGGTAACTTCATACATAATTTGTAGTGTAATTACCACCAAAGCAAAAAATCAATAGTCGAGTGAACCTTGGTATCATCTATACAACTGATAACAACTAAGTTCATCTTCTCTAATGTTTAATTGGTTTCGCCGTAACGAAAAAGCAAAGCAAGAACCTGAAGCAACTCCCCAACCAACTCAGCCAGAAGAAACTACATTGGCTGCTGAATCTGAAGCGGAAGTAGCTGAACCAGATTATCTTGCTTTTGCTAAGGCTGCTTATCAAAATATTCAGCAGCGCAAAGAAGAAAGCCAAGCCACATTAGTAGAAGAGACAGAGAAATCTGAACCTGAAGCAGTAGATATAGAATCTGAAGCAGTAGATATAGAATCTACTACTCAAGCAGAGATAGAAGAAGCGGATACTGAAGAACAATTAGTAGCATCAACTTTTGAAGACAATCAAGAACAAGCAATACAAGAAGAGAAAACAGAAGAAGTTACCGCGCCAGCAGCAAATGTTCCTGCTTGGATGAAGAAATCTCAGGGTTTAGAAAAGTTAAAGGAAACCGCAATAGAAACTACTGTAGAAGAAGAACAAGTAACACAAGAAGTAGAACTCGACGAAGATTTTATCTGGTCATCTAAAGTATTAGCGGGTAGCGGTAGAACAGCAGAAGATGTATCCGAAGAAGAAATTAGTTGGCTAACTAAGCTACGTCAAGGATTAGGTAAAACTCGTATTGGTCTGGTTAATCAGTTAAAGTCCATCGTCGGCAAAGGACCTTTAAATGACGATGCAGTAATGGAAATCGAGAGTCTATTACTACAGGCAGATGTAGGCATTGAAGCTACTGACTACATTATTGAAACCCTACAGTCAAAATTAAAACAAGAAGCTTTACCGCCCGATCGGGCGATCGCCTATTTAAAAACTATCCTCCAAGATATTTTAGATAAACCCTTGGCAGGACAAGAAGACAAAGCTTTTGTGCCTGAAAAAGATCAGTTTAATATTTGGCTATTGACAGGTGTTAATGGCGCAGGAAAGACTACTACCATTGGTAAGCTAGCAAATTTAGGTCAAAAATCTGGTTATACCTGCTTGATTGCTGCTGCTGATACATTCCGCGCTGCTGCGGTAGAGCAAGTAAAAGTATGGGGAGCCAGGAGTAACACATCTGTGATTGCCAATCCAGGTCAAAATACCGATCCTGCTGCGGTTGTCTTTGATGCGATCGCTGCTGCTCAAGCTAAAAATACCGAATTACTATTAATTGATACCGCAGGAAGATTGCAGAATAAGCAAAATTTGATG
This DNA window, taken from Pleurocapsa sp. FMAR1, encodes the following:
- the ftsY gene encoding signal recognition particle-docking protein FtsY; translation: MFNWFRRNEKAKQEPEATPQPTQPEETTLAAESEAEVAEPDYLAFAKAAYQNIQQRKEESQATLVEETEKSEPEAVDIESEAVDIESTTQAEIEEADTEEQLVASTFEDNQEQAIQEEKTEEVTAPAANVPAWMKKSQGLEKLKETAIETTVEEEQVTQEVELDEDFIWSSKVLAGSGRTAEDVSEEEISWLTKLRQGLGKTRIGLVNQLKSIVGKGPLNDDAVMEIESLLLQADVGIEATDYIIETLQSKLKQEALPPDRAIAYLKTILQDILDKPLAGQEDKAFVPEKDQFNIWLLTGVNGAGKTTTIGKLANLGQKSGYTCLIAAADTFRAAAVEQVKVWGARSNTSVIANPGQNTDPAAVVFDAIAAAQAKNTELLLIDTAGRLQNKQNLMVELAKIRRIIDKKAPDARVESLLVLDATLGQNGLRQAQVFSEAANLSGVVLTKLDGSAKGGVALAVTQQLNLPIRFIGAGEGIEDLRPFSSYEFVEALLNG
- a CDS encoding MarR family winged helix-turn-helix transcriptional regulator, with protein sequence MADDLVDKILAQWQKERPQLDASPMGILGRTPRLAKHLTREISQTLAKFALNPGEFDVLATLRRSGKPYQLSPTELYNSMMVTSGTMTHRLDGLEKAELVERIRDPSDRRGTLIHLTDKGFNLIEKAVEAHVENGHHILSVLEDSELETLNMLLRKLLISLEERKL